In Brachionichthys hirsutus isolate HB-005 chromosome 20, CSIRO-AGI_Bhir_v1, whole genome shotgun sequence, the genomic stretch GGGAATTACTGTTGGGATTGTCTGAGATATTCAATAACCAAATAGCTATCAAAGATCAATGAGGCTGTCGTGTTTGTCTCCCCAACCGAGGAGAATGGTCCTTTTTAGCTGGTCATTTTTAAAGtttctatttaaaaacaaacatttgtttgtgtggaagcagGTTTACACGCAGACTAGTCATCAATTCACCCAAATTGTATgatttttggaggtgggtggGAACAGGCGAAATCGCACAAACTCCACGCAGATGGGATTCGAACTCTTCACTGTCTGCGTTCGGCTTCAAACTgcttgacagatcacagtgaaACTGGATGGAAGAGTGGGACGTAACAAATGTGAAGGGGTTAATCTataaatgtttctctttcttcctttttttaatgaatgaatgaatgctttattttgagCATGTGCGAATAAAACAAAGTAAACAGAACAACAAACCAAAAACGATGACAACAATATGAGCCCAACATGTCTGAAAAGGGGGGCGGcgcggtggtgcagtggtaagcactgttgcctcacagcaagatggtcgtgGGTTCATCTCCGGCTTgcggccattctgtgaggagtttgcatgttctccccgtgtctgcgtgggttctctccgggttctccggcttcctcccaccaccaaagacatgctgcctaggctgattggtgacactaaattgtccataggtgtgagtgtgagtgtgtgtgtggctggttgtctgtctctgtgttgccctgcgatgaactggcggcttgtccagggtgtcccctgcctctcgcccattgactgctgggattggctccagcttggcccgcgacccgatagcggaataagcggttagaaaatgaaatgaaatgtctgaaaaggagtaggatggaGCATACGCTTATTCAAATGTACTCTACTACCCAATGAACAGTCTCACCAACATACATATTTACACAATACATGTATTAAAACATTGAGTAAATGAACATATATTtacaaagaataaataaaagtaaataagCAAATACGTgtcatttattaaattattatataattatgtATGATAAAAAAAGACTAGCCGATTAGCTGTTTTGATGGGACCTATGCAAAGGGTGAACTTTAGTGAACTCTGCAAGATGCCCTTCTCATTTGTTAAATAGCTcgtcaaacaagcaaacagcaCATCACGATAAGGAACGATCACACTGAGTCGTGTATAATTAACCATAATGCTGCTTTTCAAATACAATAAGAGAATTGTATAAAAGCGACTGACACATGCCCAAAAGCGATTTGCTATGTGACAAACGACTAAATGAGAATTTTCATTCCGACATGAGAATCTTTTTTAATTACACCTGTTGCGGGTTACAGGTTCATAATGGACGGAGCTGCAGTGAACGCAGCATCGTGCCGGCTTCATtgatctgtgattggctggttgCGTTCTGACGCAGCATCGTGCCGGCttcattgatctgtgatagGCTGGTCGTGTTCTGATGCAGCATTGTGCCGGCttcattgatctgtgatagGCTGGTCGTGTTCTGACGCAGCATTGTGCCGGCTTCATtgatctgtgattggctggttgCGTTCTGACGCAGCATTGTGCCGGCTTCATtgatctgtgattggctggtcGTGTTCTGACGCAGCATTGTGCCGGCTTCATtgatctgtgattggctggttgCGTTCTGACGCCGGCCTGCAGACACGTGATTCATGCCACGTCACGCAGACTCCACCTGGAGACGGTCCTCGCAGCCTGTCCTCTTTAGTGTCCTAACAACGATGGGGTCTGGCAGCGACGGTTGTCCCTTCTGTCTCATAGCGGTGAACCGGACGGACACGGAAGTCTTGCTCGGTGTGAGTACCGGCGGCTCGTTCATGTCTCCGCGCCGTTAGAGAAGAGCTCTGCGCTGAAATTAAGTCGACTGAACTTCTAAGcttgaagacgtttcgcctTTCAATGCTTTtgttctctctatctctctctctctctctctctctccttcctgtttaCAGGACGAGGACCTGCTGTGTTTTCGTGACGTCAAGCCGGGCGCCGCCCATCATTACCTCGTCGTCACCAGAATGCACATCGACAACTGCAAAAGTCTCAAGAGGGACGACGTGCCTTTAGGTCAGGGGTCAGCATAacgttattaaaaataattcagaggCTTATTGTACTTTGAAAGTGTAAcgacataaaatgcacacatttacttttaaacatattgtacGGCTCTCAtggaatgacatttaaaaatatgtggtgttcatggctctctcagccaaaaaggttcccgacccctgctttAGGAGACAGACATTCAGAAGTTCAGTCAGAAGTACAGACGAGAGAGACGTTGACGTTTCTCTAAACgtctgtctctcctccatccACCTCTCTTcctggtgttgctggagcctgtcccagctggacTCTGTATGGAAGGCCGGAATAGCCCCGGCTAAATTTATTGTGGATCTGGATAAATGGCCATTTGGCTGAAATGCGTTGAGATGGAATCTATTCTTAGAGACAGTTCGCTTGGTTTAAGAAAAACATTCTGCCGACCGCCGAACCTTTCTCATCCAGATCCACAATAAATGTAGCGGGATCCATTCTGGCTTGGGATCAATCCTCCGTCCCAGTTTCATGGAAGTTTGTTCTGCATTCTTCATGGCATAATCCTGTTGACAAAGCAGCCAAACATGTTTAATAATCACCTGAGGTGTAAAGCTGATGCTCGAGTGACGTCGTCATGGCAGTGATTCACTTCTGGCAGCAATTGATTTTGGATTTAGTTCTGATAATTATCTGGAACCTATTCCTGCGGTTTTGGTGACAGAGGTGTCGGCGTGGGTCTCGCCCTTTGTTCAGGCTCGACTTGCGTTTCGAGAAACGGAAGTCGGAGCATGACCTGATTTTTAGGTGTGGCGATGAAAGCAAAGACGGACATTTTTCTGACGAGGGCATTTATAAACAAACTATccctttttattaatttgtttttccatattCAGTGGTGATGTACTCCTCAAATACTGCGAATAAATTTGAGGTACGCATACTTCATGCTaatattttattctgctttattCTTCGACTCCAGTACAATGTGGAAGACAATATTGCACttattattttacacattaTCAATGCAAAATGTCTAATAATACATTATGATGCCCTGCGGTGACTTAAGGTGGCTGGCACTGTGTAgatgcacttttgttttttttttgcacccgTTAGCCGTAACTTAATGGATGCTTATACATTAATATCTATTCCAGTGATATATGATCTATATATAATTATGAAACTGTCCATTGTTGAcatattttgtatgtttttgtacTTCAAGTGCACCTTAATgttaattttttattaattttattactACTTTGCTCCAGTAAATATTTGAATGAAGATATATGACTGTGTATTTTATGTTCTGAAGCCGGTATACTGTAGTTGTTCTAggttgtgtgtttctttcttttccttgtaGTTGAGCGGATGGTGGAAATGGGGAGGAACGCACTGGAGAAGAATAAAGTCACTGACCTTGATGACATCAGGTAAATCAGTTTTCTGAGAGGAAATCTGTTGGATTTCGACCGTTTATTTGCTCTTTGTCGTTGAAACTGTGCAGGATGGGGTTTCACATACCTCCATTCTCATCAGTTCCCCACCTCCACCTTCACGTGCTGGCTCCGGCCAGCATGATGACCCTTAAGTCGCGGCTCCGCTACGGTCCCCAGTCGCACTGGTTCATCAGAGTGAGTCATGTCAGTTATCTATGGAGGCTGGATTCCAACAAGAAGATCACTGGGCGTTTACCAATAGTTAGTCATTAAAAACATTCAGGTAAACCCATTGCATTTTTAGATTGAGGTCAATTTGAATGTATAAAAAGCTTTAATAAAGACAACCGAATATCAAAACTGTCTCTACACTATAAACCTCCTGAAACTTTGAATTTTTGAAATTGGACCACCAACCagtgttcatccatccatccatctttctaAAGGGTTTTAATGTTAGCCAAACATAGACTTACCGGTATATTTAATTGTAACTAAACCTGTAAATTATTAATATAAGTAATAATATGTATTGCATCTGTTTACAGTTGTTCTTTTATGCTGCAGGTAGACCAGGTGCTTTCTCACTTGAAGGCTCGTGGTAAAGTCGAGTAGAGCGATCTGAAGCGTCTGACGGACCAACGCGCTGTTTTATGTGCTTCCACTGAGTGcaattttaaattgttttttccaTCCATCTCATCATTATTACAATGATGGGTTTTTTCTCTATGCTGCTGAAGCTGATCAACCTTTCAGAGaatatttgtttgtcttttatggCCTTATCTGTGCTGTTATCTTATTGTTTTATAACTGGGACATTGATGATGAAGGTTTTATAGCTTTTAGAATACAGTATATGGTATTTACAGAAATACACATCTTGAAGAGTAACTTGAAAACACATTACACATATCCTGATACTTTTTGAATGGTCTGGCATTAGCCAGACCATTGAACTTTTGCAtgtgtagattttttttgtatagttgcattcattttctgcttTTATTATACATGTCCATCTGTTTTAAGTTCTTTAtgtactttaaatatttttttttgtcaaaccaAAGCCATTAAAAAGCAGTTAAAGTGATTCACATGTCAGTAAATGTATTTCTACTGGTTTGTTGTAATTATTTTCCAGTACAATGTATTATGGTTCAAAATTACCGATAATATCCTGAAAAATAATGAatacagtataaataaaaaagctataaataaatgacacacaTACATATGTACCATATTTTAGAATTTATCGAATAAAGGTTTAATCCTCCGATGTTCAAATACATACATTGAAATAAAGTTCCATTATGAATTTTCATTCATGGAGTATCCTGATTgacattatttcattatttttttttattagttaaTTACATtagattttcattttattataaaatCAAAAAGGTATTCTCAATCTTTGTACAAACATCTTTGAAAACATAACCAGATAAAGTAAAGTCTATTTGAATCCATAGATTAATCTCCACTAGTGTAATTCACGTGTTCAGACATTCTCATACTCTGATCTTaattaatgacaaataaaaaaaaaagtatttaactTTAAATTTCACATGAATTCctgatatttttaaaaatcactGCAGATCATGATTGGAAGCAATTCTTAATTTGAGAGGTTAGAAAAAAGCTTAATTCAAAATTTAACTGAAAAGTCAATGAAAGTCTTTTCCTATTAGAACAGGGTTGCATCGGGGATACTGAGATATTGATTACATTAAATGTCCTCTCTAAATCTGTCTCTTGTCTTGACATCCTGGCTGGTGACGTTGATTCATGACGTTTTGCGTCACGGCCGCTGACGTCACGGCCGCTGCCAGCGCCCCGCCTCCCATCAACAACTGGATTCCagctattttgtgttttcctcaaCTAGCATCGCTAGCCTTGTAAACGCTGCTTCATTTCGTTCGTAAAAACACTGGTTAGCCGTTCCCAGTGGTCATCATTTAACCATTTACGCGTGCTTCAAACACACTCCGTGCGGCCAGTGCGGACTGAAAGACAGGCGAGAGCGGAGAGATCGCCGCGGACGCCGTCGTTGagtcgctagctagctagctagcagcttACACCTTACGCTAGCTGGTTTGGCTAGCTGCGAGCCTTTCGCCAGTAACGTAGCTAAGAGATGCTCGCATAAACGatggtttctctctgacactgGTGAGTATAACTACCTCGATATAACGCAGTGATATGTAGTTATTATATGTAATTAACGCTGACTCGCTCCAGCGTTGTTTTTCAAGCTAACCATTAGCTTGTTTGTAATAGCCGCTGCACGGAGCCACGCCTGGGACCTTTAAATGAATGATTCCACCTGATCTCTCTTGGGAGTCGACTACTTTACAATTCTCTGTTTTATAGAACGGAAAATGTTCTATTTAcatgttttcctgttgttgATTTAACATCTGCAGAGGACGGAGGCCCAATTTGGTTGTCACATTGGAGCAAAGAGCTCCTACCGATGTTCCCCTGGGTTTGACCCGTCACAGCTGCCACTATGATGCCGGTAAGTGCAACACAACCCTCGCTCTAACTGGCATAAAATGTAAGATTTCCACCATTATTCTTTCAAAGTCAGTCCCTTCACAACTAAAGGAAAAAAATGTCTATTTGTGCTTAAAAGGAAACCTTCTTCTTAAATATGTGTAAGGAGGAAATCACCATTTAAGTTTGGGCTTCTCATTCATCTTTAATGAGATGAATAGTAAACATCTGGACTATCTGACCATTGATCCACACTGAAATTGTAAATATTCAACATTAACATCTGTCCACCTGCATGTCACACTGTCATTGATCTAAACGAAGAGAACCAATAACATATAGGAGTTGCATTTTCAATGCTGGTGATCAATAGTAATTAAAAGAGTAAACGGATGCATTTTTGATTGACGTCTGTTTGCTTTTGGCACgagaaagtattttttttttcctcctcagaaAGTCATGCTATAGCGCTTCACACAATGTATTGTTTGTGACAGAATAGTGACTTTTTCATTtgtgtggtgctgttgtttaAGACGCACAGAATACCTGAATGGCAGCCCCGTTTGGAGTCATGCTTTGTGGGCCTTCTTTTGTTATCGTTGGAGCTGAGAATGcagcagtgcattgtgggagatATGATTGTGTATTTTTGGCCTTGAGAGAGAGGAAATTGAACTCTGATGATCTCATCAGGGCTCGCCGGCTTTACAGCACGTCTCGGTGTAAATACGGCATTGCAGtaacattttgttcatttatgaAAATCACTTTATGGTCGAACTTCAGAGACGCTTGAGGCAGGtgtcacagaggaggag encodes the following:
- the LOC137909394 gene encoding adenosine 5'-monophosphoramidase HINT3-like encodes the protein MGSGSDGCPFCLIAVNRTDTEVLLGDEDLLCFRDVKPGAAHHYLVVTRMHIDNCKSLKRDDVPLVERMVEMGRNALEKNKVTDLDDIRMGFHIPPFSSVPHLHLHVLAPASMMTLKSRLRYGPQSHWFIRVDQVLSHLKARGKVE